A genome region from Hippopotamus amphibius kiboko isolate mHipAmp2 chromosome 1, mHipAmp2.hap2, whole genome shotgun sequence includes the following:
- the PSMA5 gene encoding proteasome subunit alpha type-5: protein MFLTRSEYDRGVNTFSPEGRLFQVEYAIEAIKLGSTAIGIQTSEGVCLAVEKRITSPLMEPSSIEKIVEIDAHIGCAMSGLIADAKTLIDKARVETQNHWFTYNETMTVESVTQAVSNLALQFGEEDADPGAMSRPFGVALLFGGVDEKGPQLFHMDPSGTFVQCDARAIGSASEGAQSSLQEVYHKSMTLKEAIKSSLIILKQVMEEKLNATNIELATVQPGQNFHMFTKEELEEVIKDI from the exons ATGTTTCTCACCCGGTCTGAGTACGACAG gggTGTGAATACTTTTTCTCCTGAAGGAAGATTATTTCAAGTGGAATATGCCATTGAGGCTATCAAG CTTGGTTCTACAGCCATTGGGATCCAGACATCAGAGGGTGTGTGCCTAGCTGTCGAAAAGAGAATTACCTCTCCACTCATGGAGCCGAGCAGCATTGAGAAAATTGTAGAGATTGATGCTCACATAG GTTGTGCCATGAGTGGGCTAATTGCTGATGCTAAGACTTTAATTGATAAAGCCAGAGTGGAGACACAG AACCATTGGTTCACCTACAATGAGACCATGACAGTGGAGAGTGTGACTCAGGCTGTGTCAAATCTGGCTCTTCAGTTTGGAGAAGAAGATGCAGATCCAGGTGCCATG TCTCGTCCCTTCGGAGTAGCACTATTGTTTGGAGGAGTTGATGAAAAAGGACCCCAGCT GTTTCATATGGACCCATCTGGAACCTTTGTACAGTGTGATGCTCGAGCAATTGGCTCTGCTTCAGAGGGTGCCCAGAGCTCCTTGCAAGAAGTTTACCACAAG TCTATGACACTGAAAGAAGCCATCAAATCTTCACTCATAATCCTCAAACAAGTAATGGAGGAGAAGCTGAATGCAACTAATATAgag cTAGCCACAGTGCAGCCTGGTCAGAATTTCCACATGTTCACAAAGGAAGAACTTGAAGAGGTTATCAAAGACATTTAA